Proteins encoded together in one Macadamia integrifolia cultivar HAES 741 chromosome 8, SCU_Mint_v3, whole genome shotgun sequence window:
- the LOC122086801 gene encoding serine carboxypeptidase 1-like has translation MGGVDTTHDLNKDLPDFKPVLIPQQGSKESDKILQLPGQPSDAIINQYGGYITVNNTTGRALYYYFVEAETNKESKPLILWFNGGPGCSSVGFGTFEELGPLLVRKQNLVKNPYSWNKLGNMLFYDSPAGVDFSYSNTTLDYTATGDIRTTKEAYTFLINWLEKFPEYKNRDVYIAGESYAGHYVPELAYTILQQNSKGGTIINLKGISIGNPAINDIDDRGYGGNGASRGLFEYLWRQHLMSDEAWNTIQKSCDFNIPGGKKTFECQQAILFNYFMVDANIDAYNIYGQKCYEDNTNVTSGPVGDQYPCVHDQLTVYFNRPEVVKALHAKAGIKQNQIKLQSTPYTHRV, from the exons ATGGGGGGAGTGGACACAACCCACGACCTCAATAAGGACCTACCAGATTTCAAACCTGTGCTTATACCTCAACAAGGATCCAAAGAGAGCGACAAAATTTTACAGTTGCCTGGACAACCCAGTGATGCTATTATCAACCAATATGGTGGTTATATCACAGTCAATAACACCACCGGAAGAGCCCTTTACTATTATTTCGTCGAAGCCGAAACCAACAAAGAATCAAAGCCTCTTATCCTCTGGTTCAATGGAG GACCTGGTTGTTCTTCTGTTGGATTTGGAACGTTTGAGGAACTTGGTCCACTTCTtgtaagaaaacaaaatcttgTCAAGAATCCATATTCATGGAATAAAT TGGGGAACATGTTGTTCTATGACTCACCAGCAGGGGTTGACTTCTCATACTCAAACACAACATTGGATTATACTGCGACCGGAGATATAAGAACAACAAAAGAAGCTTATACTTTCTTGATAAATTGGTTAGAGAAGTTCCCTGAATACAAGAACAGAGATGTCTACATAGCTGGAGAAAGCTATGCTGGCCATTATGTGCCTGAGCTTGCTTATACCATCCTCCAACAAAATAGCAAGGGTGGTACAATCATCAATCTCAAGGGTATTTCT ATCGGAAACCCTGCCATCAATGACATAGATGACCGTGGTTATGGTGGGAATGGTGCCAGTCGTGGATTGTTTGAGTACCTATGGAGGCAACATCTCATGTCCGATGAAGCTTGGAATACAATCCAGAAAAGCTGTGATTTCAATATCCCGGGCGGTAAGAAGACTTTTGAGTGTCAACAAGCTATACTTTTCAACTACTTCATGGTCGATGCTAACATAGATGCCTATAATATTTATGGTCAGAAGTGCTATGAAGACAATACAAATGTGACCTCA GGTCCGGTTGGAGATCAATACCCATGTGTCCATGACCAACTTACTGTGTATTTTAATCGCCCAGAAGTTGTAaaggccttgcatgccaaa gCTGGTATTAAACAGAACCAGATCAAACTGCAATCGACACCCTATACACACCGCGTTTGA
- the LOC122087068 gene encoding protein TPX2-like: MDEEMVDVFEGRFSSVEIDFDYEFDSCRYFDFSRKETPAEAREVELWFETAASYPPSPFVAKLNLSKIILVENINTSPKSKDVENRVSTANCSDVGTGPEYSALDKSNQDHEWTSNGGFRNLTCGIPQKILNEGQALATGLPFYNHMAEDIPKAKMKHAIKGPFHRSSTLMKPTASHLAKQNRPRDVCGSSRFFGRPGKPFIQNSGKSMENTSGVESQAAKRQKLEGGHLLKVAGTKQQAILTHKVPKKDGPVDGSIVQSKLKLTIPIEPDLETAHRAQRTRSKKNTGSEEHQKPTACTYQRPTACTFKAHPLNRKILEAPSLQLVQKSTPRLPEFQEFHLKTSERALQHLTSALPSLARYESVKEGINTSSVTHNATLDSQRSNSGDKNECERAHQFKARPFNRKIFSSKGDIGVFRNCKREVTVPMEFNFSTDKRSRHHPPTELFNKLSLTSEHQQNTASKPKLAWSCSVHAQGSKENTPGHFQQEHMMAEMINEKQQIVGEKQSQCWSHRRGEFRPRGNMNRSFSIR; this comes from the exons ATGGATGAAGAAATGGTGGATGTCTTTGAAGGAAGGTTTTCTTCTGTGGAAATAGATTTCGATTACGAGTTTGATTCTTGTCGTTACTTCGATTTCAGTCGGAAAGAAACGCCTGCCGAGGCTCGAGAAGTCGAGCTCTGGTTTGAAACAGCTGCGAGTTATCCCCCTTCTC CTTTCGTAGCAAAGTTGAATTTGAGCAAGATCATCCTTGTGGAAAACATAAACACCTCTCCAAAATCTAAAGATGTGGAAAACAGAGTTTCCACTGCCAATTGCTCCGATGTTGGCACTGGTCCAGAGTACTCTGCATTAGATAAAAGTAACCAAG ATCACGAATGGACCAGTAATGGAGGCTTCAGGAACTTAACATGTGGGATTCCACAGAAAATTCTAAATGAAGGACAAGCACTGGCAACAG GGCTGCCATTTTATAATCACATGGCTGAAGATATTCCAAAAGCTAAAATGAAGCATGCAATCAAGGGACCTTTCCATAGGAGCTCAACTTTAATGAAACCAACTGCAAGTCATCTGGCAAAGCAAAATCGACCACGAGATGTCTGTGGTTCAAGCAGATTTTTTGGAAG GCCTGGGAAGCCATTCATTCAAAACAGTGGTAAAAGCATGGAGAACACTTCTGGTGTTGAAAGTCAAGCTGCCAAGAGACAGAAGCTTGAAGGAGGCCACTTACTGAAG GTGGCTGGAACAAAGCAACAAGCTATTCTGACACACAAAGTACCAAAGAAG GACGGACCTGTTGATGGTAGTATAGTGCAGTCAAAGCTCAAACTCACTATTCCAATAGAGCCTGACCTGGAGACAGCACACAGGGCCCAAAGAACTAG aTCAAAGAAAAATACTGGGTCAGAAGAACACCAAAAGCCAACAGCATGTACATACCAAAGGCCAACAGCATGTACATTCAAAGCACACCCTTTGAACAGAAAA ATTCTTGAGGCTCCTTCACTGCAACTTGTACAAAAGAGCACACCACGGTTGCCCGAATTTCAG GAATTTCATTTGAAGACTTCAGAGAGGGCTCTGCAACACCTTACATCTGCTTTACCCTCACTAGCTCGCTACGAATCTGTTAAG GAGGGAATAAACACCAGTTCTGTCACCCATAATGCAACCTTGGACTCCCAAAG ATCAAATTCTGGTGATAAGAATGAATGTGAACGAGCACACCAATTTAAAGCTCGACCCTTTAATAGGAAG ATCTTTTCGAGTAAAGGAGACATTGGTGTTTTTCGGAATTGTAAGCGGGAAGTCACTGTTCCCATG GAATTCAATTTTTCAACAGATAAGAGGTCTCGGCATCATCCACCCACAGAGCTTTTTAACAAG CTGTCGCTTACATCAGAACACCAGCAGAATACTGCATCTAAGCCAAAATTGGCTTGGTCTTGTTCTGTACATGCTCAG GGTTCAAAGGAGAATACTCCAGGTCATTTCCAACAAGAACATATG